A portion of the Rhodothermales bacterium genome contains these proteins:
- a CDS encoding energy transducer TonB, with amino-acid sequence MPGRESVFRYRPQARTHTVFGVETLRDRFEARTESFSERTGSYGIRLQVTYVVALLLMIVAFRAPVSQDSEFQVTLAEQELVELEEIVQTAQITKPPPPPRPPVPVEVADDELLDDDDLVLDASLDIAEALDVPPPPPAAEEEEEEDLDEIFVAVEQMPEIVGGLRYLQSLVDYPELARKAQMEGTVVVRIVVNLDGTPSDPNVLQSAGGILDKAAIEAVMKLEFKPGRQRNRPVRTMMAIPVKFQLS; translated from the coding sequence ATGCCTGGCCGGGAATCGGTTTTCAGGTATCGGCCGCAGGCGCGAACACACACCGTCTTTGGAGTAGAGACGCTTCGAGACCGTTTTGAGGCTCGTACCGAGAGTTTCTCAGAGCGGACTGGTTCGTATGGAATCCGACTACAGGTAACCTACGTCGTAGCCCTGCTACTCATGATCGTCGCGTTTCGAGCTCCCGTTAGCCAGGATTCCGAATTTCAGGTTACGCTGGCGGAGCAGGAACTGGTTGAACTGGAGGAGATCGTCCAGACTGCGCAGATTACGAAGCCGCCCCCGCCGCCGCGTCCACCCGTACCGGTCGAGGTTGCTGACGACGAGCTTCTCGACGACGATGATCTTGTGCTGGATGCCTCGCTCGATATTGCTGAGGCCCTCGACGTTCCGCCTCCGCCACCTGCAGCCGAAGAAGAGGAAGAAGAGGACCTGGATGAGATCTTCGTTGCGGTCGAGCAGATGCCGGAGATTGTCGGAGGGCTTCGGTATTTGCAGTCGCTCGTTGATTATCCCGAGCTCGCGCGCAAGGCACAGATGGAAGGGACGGTGGTTGTACGGATCGTCGTCAATCTCGATGGCACACCTTCTGACCCCAACGTGCTTCAGTCGGCTGGTGGCATACTTGACAAGGCGGCCATTGAGGCTGTCATGAAGCTCGAGTTCAAACCGGGCCGTCAGCGGAATCGCCCTGTACGCACAATGATGGCGATCCCGGTAAAATTCCAACTGTCGTAG